Proteins from a single region of Urocitellus parryii isolate mUroPar1 chromosome 4, mUroPar1.hap1, whole genome shotgun sequence:
- the LOC144254525 gene encoding tripartite motif-containing protein 51-like, which translates to MDSRTMQAFQKEITCPVCMKYFIDPVTLACGHSFCRPCVYLGWHDLPDYVTCSECKQMVQKRNFKTNICMKKLAAIVRKNSLWQFLSSEEHMCGAHKEMKKIFCEEDKNFLCLLCSKSQEHEAHKHWPIELAAEEHRENMVKKMKCLWDKYCESYRNLTMEMLIMGSWENYINLRREAIRVEYGKMPATDYEEEKHHLERLQKESKDIFEQLKESKTRMAHMTEMLRGIYEEVKEICHRPDVELLQVFGDTLHRIESMQLYIVQPVNPELSAGPITGLVDRLNSFRVDITLCRKRANCHIFLYGELRSVNVGCSPQGASLIIPTSECYLAWGTQTFATGRYYWEVEVGDSWNWALGVCNDYWEKNRNYKMDEVEGLFLLGCVKEGSHCTLFTTSPLVLQYVPRPIGRIGVFLDYEGRVVSFINVAQSSLIHSILSCSFSPHVNPVFCCSHI; encoded by the exons ATGGATTCCAGAACCATGCAAGCCTTCCAAAAGGAAATCACGTGCCCTGTCTGCATGAAGTACTTCATAGATCCAGTCACCTTAGCCTGTGGGCACAGCTTTTGTAGGCCTTGTGTCTACCTTGGCTGGCATGACCTCCCAGATTATGTTACCTGCTCTGAATGCAAGCAGATGGTACAGAAGagaaactttaaaacaaatatttgtatgaAGAAACTGGCAGCCATTGTCAGAAAAAACAGTCTTTGGCAATTCCTGAGCTCTGAGGAACACATGTGTGGGGCTCATAAAGAGATGAAGAAGATCTTCTGTGAAGAAGACAAGAACTTTCTCTGTTTGCTCTGCTCTAAATCCCAGGAGCATGAAGCTCACAAACATTGGCCAATCGAACTTGCTGCTGAGGAACACAGG gaGAATATGGTGAAGAAAATGAAGTGTTTATGGGACAAATATTGTGAAAGTTACAGAAACCTGACTATGGAGATGTTGATTATGGGCTCATGGGAG AACTACATAAATTTAAGAAGAGAAGCAATTAGAGTTGAATATGGGAAGATGCCTGCAACTGACTATGAGGAAGAAAAGCATCATTTAGAGAGGCTGCAAAAAGAGAGCAAAGACATTTTTGAGCAGCTCAAAGAGAGTAAAACCAGAATGGCTCATATGACAGAGATGTTAAGAGGAATATATGAAGAGGTGAAGGAAATATGCCACAGACCAGATGTGGAGTTACTCCAG gtCTTTGGAGACACACTTCACAG GATTGAATCTATGCAGCTGTATATAGTCCAACCTGTGAATCCAGAACTCAGTGCAGGACCCATCACTGGACTAGTTGACAGGCTCAACAGCTTCCGAG TTGATATTACTCTATGTCGTAAAAGAGCCAACTGCCACATCTTCCTGTATGGAGAGTTGAGAAGCGTGAATGTTGGATGCAGTCCACAAGGTGCCTCCTTGATCATTCCAACATCAGAATGCTATCTTGCCTGGGGTACTCAGACTTTTGCCACTGGCAGATATTACTGGGAGGTGGAAGTGGGAGACTCTTGGAACTGGGCTTTGGGAGTCTGTAATGATTattgggaaaaaaacagaaattacaaGATGGATGAGGTGGAGGGGCTCTTCCTTCTTGGATGTGTTAAGGAGGGTTCCCATTGCACTCTCTTTACCACCTCCCCACTTGTACTTCAATATGTACCAAGGCCCATTGGCCGAATAGGAGTATTCCTGGATTATGAAGGTAGAGTGGTGAGCTTCATTAATGTTGCTCAAAGTTCACTGATACACAGTATTCTTTCCTGTTCCTTTTCTCCCCATGTCAATCCTGTTTTCTGCTGTAGTCACATCTGA